The DNA region TTCAGACAAGACGCGGCTAATCCCGAATTGTGGGCAAGCTTAGGATATACCATGTCACCCCTGCCCCTGCGGCAGTGAGGATGAGGAATACAATGATGCTGCCCGAAACCACAGATGAGAAAATAAGCGAAAACCAGAGAAGGCAGAGGGCGCGTATTTTTATTCTGCGGCTTATGCCCAGTCCGTTTTCATAATTTCTGATTATATCCCCGAAGTATCTGTTGTTCAGGAGCATTTTGTGAAACTTCTCCGAACTGCGGGCAAAACAGGCTGCCGCCAGAAGTACAAACGGAGTGGTGGGCATAACCGGGAGAAAGATTCCGACTATGCCCAGAAAGAGTGATATAAAACCAAGAATAATAAGGATTATTTTCATCTGCTCTCCTGAGTATGCTCCAATATAAAAACATAACCCGGATAATGCAATAAAAGTTTATTTGAAGTTTAAAACTTTCGCAGAATGCAAGGCTCCTTATATCAGTACCTGAATTTTTCGATGGACTGTCTCAATGATTCCGCGGTGGATTCAAGGTCGCTGAGGGTTTCAGCTATCTCATTGACCGCCGCTGCGCTCTGCTCTATTCCGGCGGATATTCCGGTTGTGCTGTGTCCTGTGTGCTGAATAGCTTCTGACTGCTCATTAACGGAAACAGTGATAATGCTGTTTTTTTCCGCAACGTCAGCCACGGCGCTGTTTATCCTGTCGAAGGCGCTTTTTGTGCTTTCGGACTGCATAACACATTTCTCAACATTGTCTGAGGCTGCCTGTGCGCCTTTTACAGCGTTTTCAGTTTCATTTTTGAAAAGGGTGACAATGCTGATTATTTGCCCTGTTGATGACTGAGTTTTTTCAGCGAGCTTACGCACTTCGTCCGCAACAACAGCAAAACCTCTGCCCGCTTCACCGGCTCTTGCCGCCTCTATGGCCGCATTCAGTGCCAGTAGGTTTGTCTGATCGGCTATTTCATTTATAACTTTGACAATATCACCTATCTCGTGGGATGTTTCGCCAAGTTTTTTAATCGTCTTTGCCAGACTATCGCTGTCATTTTTTATGGCAGTAATCAGCCCGACTATGCTTTCCAGTTCGGCACGCCCGTCAGCTATGCTTTTTGTGGCCGACTGTGCTGCATGCTCCACCTCTTTGATGTTTCCTTCGATGGAAACTGCGGTGGCGCTCATTTCGCTCATTGCTGCCGCTATGCCTGTGACCTCTTTAGACTGCTCGCTGAATGTCACGGAGAGCTCTTCCACCGCGGCGGCAAGCTGGGTTGTGCCTGATGCTGCAACTGATACGGATTTAGCCGTGCCGCTCACCAGAAACTGGATGTTCTCAATAAAGCAGTTAACATTTGCCGCCAGTTCACCTATTTCATCGCGGTTGGATACATTGATCCGCCTTGTCAGGTCTCCGTCACCTTCATTAAGCTGGGCAGTGAGGTTGATCAGCAGCCGGATATTGCCTATCACAGATTTCAGAAGAACAAGGATGAGCGAAACAAAGGCTGTAAAACCTACAACCGCCATTATCCCTGTGAGGGAAAGCTGGCTCTTGGCGGCTGTTATCCGGGAGTTCATGTAGTCTGTCATGGTGAGTGCTATGAAATCTTCTGTCTCTTTCATTGCGTTTATTTTCCGGGTCATAAGGCTGAACCATTCCTCGGCATTAACGCCGAAGCCGCCCTCAGCACTTTTTGCAGCCGCGGTTTTTTCCATTTCTGCCGCTTTCAGGCTGTAGTCAGAGTTCTCGGCATTGTCTGAGCTGACAGCAAATTCTTTTCTGGCGCTCCAGCCAAAGGATGAAAGATAAGCTTTCCTCTCACTGGCCAGACGCAGGTATTTTTCATACATACCGTCAGTGAAACGGTCGTCCGCGAAGACAGAAGCGAGAACAGCGCGCATGAGCCCTGTCTGTTCCTTGGCGCTCATGTAGTTGGTGTATGCGATTATGTCCTTGGCAAGCTGAGGGTCGCTGACATCAGCCGCCATGTGGGAAACAGCGCTGAGAAACAGGCTGTTTATTTCTGAGTAGTAGTTTATTACCTCTGCGGGTGCGGCTTTTCGGGTTTCGGTGTCTCTGCGTATTTCTGCAAGCCTGCCAAGCCCGTTCATAGCATTTGTTATG from Geovibrio ferrireducens includes:
- a CDS encoding YbaN family protein, whose amino-acid sequence is MKIILIILGFISLFLGIVGIFLPVMPTTPFVLLAAACFARSSEKFHKMLLNNRYFGDIIRNYENGLGISRRIKIRALCLLWFSLIFSSVVSGSIIVFLILTAAGAGVTWYILSLPTIRD
- a CDS encoding methyl-accepting chemotaxis protein, which encodes MSIKTKVLSALLIPFIMLTFYTVSGLFQDADILMRTKALRQFVEFSVSSSALVHELQKERGLSAGYLSGGDKSFLSSLNTQHTATDAALEKIRKAAEEASFKSEGITNAMNGLGRLAEIRRDTETRKAAPAEVINYYSEINSLFLSAVSHMAADVSDPQLAKDIIAYTNYMSAKEQTGLMRAVLASVFADDRFTDGMYEKYLRLASERKAYLSSFGWSARKEFAVSSDNAENSDYSLKAAEMEKTAAAKSAEGGFGVNAEEWFSLMTRKINAMKETEDFIALTMTDYMNSRITAAKSQLSLTGIMAVVGFTAFVSLILVLLKSVIGNIRLLINLTAQLNEGDGDLTRRINVSNRDEIGELAANVNCFIENIQFLVSGTAKSVSVAASGTTQLAAAVEELSVTFSEQSKEVTGIAAAMSEMSATAVSIEGNIKEVEHAAQSATKSIADGRAELESIVGLITAIKNDSDSLAKTIKKLGETSHEIGDIVKVINEIADQTNLLALNAAIEAARAGEAGRGFAVVADEVRKLAEKTQSSTGQIISIVTLFKNETENAVKGAQAASDNVEKCVMQSESTKSAFDRINSAVADVAEKNSIITVSVNEQSEAIQHTGHSTTGISAGIEQSAAAVNEIAETLSDLESTAESLRQSIEKFRY